One window from the genome of Fodinicurvata sediminis DSM 21159 encodes:
- the hisH gene encoding imidazole glycerol phosphate synthase subunit HisH gives MTCVIIDYGSGNLRSAAKALERAAAQGGLDTAIKVSDRAEDLANAERIVLPGVGAFGDCRQGLATVPDMMDALDMEVRQKGKPFLGICVGMQLMADRGVEHGTYSGLGWIGGEVKRIEAPAGYKIPHMGWNDLNFRPGARHPVLEGLDQGVHAYFVHSYSLRAEDPGQVLAWTDYGAPVTSVVGRDNLIGTQFHPEKSQAAGLRLLANFLRWTP, from the coding sequence ATGACCTGTGTAATCATTGACTACGGTTCGGGCAATCTGCGCTCGGCCGCCAAGGCGCTGGAACGTGCAGCCGCACAGGGCGGCCTTGATACCGCCATCAAGGTCAGCGACCGTGCCGAAGACTTGGCCAATGCCGAGCGTATCGTCCTGCCCGGCGTCGGGGCCTTTGGCGACTGCCGGCAGGGCCTGGCCACGGTGCCCGACATGATGGACGCACTCGACATGGAAGTCCGTCAGAAGGGCAAGCCTTTCCTGGGTATCTGTGTCGGCATGCAACTGATGGCCGACCGTGGAGTCGAACATGGCACCTATTCGGGTCTGGGCTGGATCGGTGGCGAAGTGAAGCGGATCGAAGCGCCCGCCGGCTACAAGATTCCCCATATGGGCTGGAACGACCTGAACTTCAGGCCGGGCGCGCGCCACCCGGTCCTGGAAGGCCTGGACCAGGGGGTTCACGCCTATTTCGTGCACAGCTACAGCCTGCGCGCCGAGGATCCGGGTCAGGTCCTGGCCTGGACCGATTATGGCGCACCCGTCACATCCGTGGTGGGGCGAGACAACCTGATTGGAACCCAGTTTCACCCCGAGAAGAGCCAGGCCGCCGGCCTGCGCCTGCTAGCTAATTTCCTGAGGTGGACACCGTGA
- a CDS encoding GNAT family N-acetyltransferase, with the protein MNNNSSINPGKTPETRVEGLTEFAGSDLHDLCDAAEAAIVDGGGFGWLTPPPREVMEAYWKGVLLIPEREVFVARLDGVIAGSAQLLRPPKNNEAGAACGSLTTFFIAPWARGHSLAPKLVGRAESAARKAGFEVLNLDVRATQTRAIQVYEQLGFVRWGTHPYYAYADSRWLEGHYYYKDLTLQD; encoded by the coding sequence GTGAACAACAACTCCTCCATCAATCCGGGCAAGACTCCAGAAACCCGCGTGGAAGGTCTGACCGAGTTTGCCGGATCCGACCTGCACGATCTCTGTGACGCGGCGGAGGCCGCGATTGTCGATGGGGGCGGCTTCGGCTGGCTGACACCACCACCGCGCGAGGTGATGGAAGCCTACTGGAAAGGGGTGCTACTGATTCCCGAACGTGAGGTCTTCGTGGCCCGCCTGGACGGCGTGATCGCCGGTTCGGCGCAATTGCTTCGGCCGCCCAAGAACAATGAAGCCGGCGCCGCCTGTGGCAGCCTGACCACCTTCTTCATAGCCCCCTGGGCGCGCGGTCACAGCCTTGCACCGAAATTGGTAGGCCGGGCCGAATCTGCCGCACGCAAGGCAGGCTTCGAGGTGCTGAACCTGGATGTCCGCGCAACCCAGACCCGTGCAATCCAGGTCTATGAACAGCTGGGCTTCGTACGCTGGGGCACACACCCCTATTACGCCTATGCCGACAGCCGCTGGCTTGAGGGGCATTATTACTACAAGGACCTGACCCTACAGGACTGA
- the hslU gene encoding ATP-dependent protease ATPase subunit HslU codes for MQEETAYHPEAQAPETSANAFSPREIVSELDRYIVGQREAKRAVAVALRNRWRRQQLPEDLRDEVLPKNILMIGPTGVGKTEIARRLAKLAQAPFLKVEATKFTEVGYVGRDVESIIRDLLEASLNITRERMRREVHARAELNAESRLVEALVGEKAGEETKDKFRRMLRNGQLDEKEVDLEVQDSGGMQMPTMDIPGMPGGQMGMINLNDMFGKAFGGRTKSRRMTVADSYDVLIAEESDKLLDEEKVTAEAIRNVEQNGIVFLDEIDKITARSSQQGGGDVSREGVQRDLLPLIEGTTVTTKHGQVNTDFILFVASGAFHVAKPSDMLPELQGRLPIRVELEALTRDDFKRILTEPENSLIRQYKALMDTEGVDLVFSDEAIDALADLAAEINSSVENIGARRLHTVMEKLLEEISFTASDRSGEHIEITAEMVHNHVAELARNSDLTKFIL; via the coding sequence GTGCAGGAAGAAACCGCCTACCATCCCGAAGCACAGGCGCCCGAGACCAGCGCCAATGCATTCAGCCCGCGCGAGATCGTCTCGGAGCTGGACCGCTACATCGTCGGCCAGCGCGAGGCCAAGCGGGCCGTGGCCGTGGCCCTGCGCAATCGCTGGCGTCGGCAGCAGCTGCCCGAGGACCTGCGCGACGAGGTGCTGCCCAAGAACATCCTGATGATCGGTCCGACCGGCGTCGGCAAGACCGAGATCGCACGCCGGTTGGCCAAGCTGGCCCAGGCGCCCTTCCTGAAGGTCGAGGCCACCAAATTCACCGAGGTCGGCTATGTGGGCCGTGACGTGGAATCCATTATCCGCGATCTGCTCGAGGCCTCGCTGAACATCACACGTGAGCGCATGCGCCGCGAGGTCCATGCCCGGGCCGAACTGAATGCCGAGAGCCGCCTGGTCGAGGCCCTTGTTGGCGAAAAGGCCGGCGAAGAAACCAAGGACAAGTTCCGCCGTATGCTGCGCAATGGCCAGCTGGACGAGAAGGAAGTCGATCTGGAGGTCCAGGACAGCGGCGGCATGCAGATGCCGACAATGGACATTCCCGGCATGCCGGGCGGCCAGATGGGCATGATCAACCTGAACGACATGTTCGGGAAGGCCTTTGGCGGGCGCACCAAGTCGCGCCGCATGACAGTGGCCGATTCCTATGACGTCCTGATCGCAGAGGAAAGCGACAAGCTGCTGGACGAGGAAAAGGTGACTGCCGAAGCAATCCGCAATGTGGAACAGAACGGCATCGTCTTCCTGGACGAGATCGACAAAATCACGGCGCGGTCCAGCCAGCAGGGCGGTGGCGACGTCAGCCGCGAGGGCGTGCAGCGCGACCTGCTGCCGTTGATCGAGGGCACGACGGTCACCACGAAGCACGGGCAGGTCAACACCGACTTCATCCTTTTCGTGGCCTCGGGTGCCTTCCATGTGGCGAAACCCTCGGATATGCTGCCCGAACTCCAGGGCCGCCTGCCGATCCGCGTGGAGCTGGAGGCGCTGACCCGCGACGACTTCAAGCGTATCCTGACGGAACCGGAAAACAGCCTGATCCGTCAGTACAAGGCCTTGATGGATACCGAGGGCGTGGATCTGGTTTTCTCGGACGAGGCCATCGACGCGCTGGCCGACCTGGCCGCCGAAATCAATTCCTCGGTGGAGAACATCGGCGCACGGCGTCTGCACACCGTGATGGAGAAGCTGCTGGAGGAAATCTCCTTCACGGCCAGCGACCGCAGCGGCGAGCACATCGAGATCACCGCCGAGATGGTTCACAACCATGTGGCCGAGCTGGCGCGCAATTCCGACCTGACCAAGTTCATCCTGTAA
- a CDS encoding phosphoribosyl-ATP diphosphatase, with product MSAQDSTPENAHVLDELYDVILERRNADPESSYTAKLFARGENKIAQKLGEEAVETVIAALKEDHAALASESADLLYHLLVLWAEKGIAPEEVWDKLEKRKGTSGITEKAIRKPE from the coding sequence ATGAGCGCGCAGGACAGCACGCCCGAAAACGCCCATGTGCTGGACGAGCTCTACGACGTCATCCTGGAACGCCGAAATGCCGATCCCGAGAGCTCCTATACAGCGAAGCTCTTTGCCAGGGGTGAAAACAAGATCGCTCAGAAGCTGGGCGAGGAAGCCGTGGAAACCGTGATCGCGGCCCTCAAGGAGGATCACGCGGCTCTGGCATCGGAAAGCGCGGACCTGCTCTACCACCTGCTGGTTCTCTGGGCCGAGAAGGGTATCGCTCCCGAAGAGGTCTGGGACAAGCTGGAGAAACGAAAGGGCACGTCCGGTATTACCGAAAAGGCCATCCGCAAGCCCGAATAA
- a CDS encoding histidine triad nucleotide-binding protein, protein MTDTAVSYDPENIFAKILRGEIPCDKVFENEHALAFNDINPQAPVHVLVIPKGEYVSPEDFTARASDAEIAGFMRAVGEVARQLGLNENGYRLLANHGRDSRQEVPHLHVHITGGRDLGRLLVPEG, encoded by the coding sequence GTGACGGATACCGCCGTTTCCTACGATCCCGAGAACATCTTTGCAAAGATCCTGCGCGGGGAAATTCCCTGCGACAAGGTCTTCGAGAACGAGCATGCGCTCGCCTTTAACGACATTAATCCCCAGGCGCCGGTTCACGTACTGGTGATCCCAAAGGGCGAATACGTTTCACCCGAGGATTTCACCGCGCGGGCCAGTGATGCCGAGATCGCCGGCTTCATGCGCGCGGTCGGGGAAGTGGCACGACAGCTCGGCCTCAACGAGAATGGCTACCGCTTGCTGGCAAACCACGGACGGGATTCCCGCCAGGAGGTCCCACACCTTCACGTTCATATTACCGGTGGTCGCGACCTGGGTCGCCTGCTGGTACCGGAAGGCTAA
- the hisF gene encoding imidazole glycerol phosphate synthase subunit HisF: MLKVRIIPCLDVKDGRVVKGVNFVDLRDAGDPVEQARIYDAAGADELCFLDITASHENRGTILDVVRATAEQCFMPLTVGGGVRTLEDIRQLLLAGADKVSINTTAVHNPEFVREAAEKFGTQCIVVAVDAKRGESGQFEIFTHGGRKPTGLEAVAWAQRMADYGAGEILLTSMDRDGTKAGFNLELTRAVADAVEVPVIASGGVGSLDHLVEGIRDGHAAAVLAASIFHFGTHSIAEAKAHMAAAGIPVRPMEEAGS, from the coding sequence ATGCTGAAGGTCCGGATCATACCCTGCCTGGACGTGAAGGACGGGCGCGTGGTCAAGGGCGTGAATTTCGTCGACCTGCGCGATGCCGGCGATCCCGTGGAGCAGGCGCGGATCTATGACGCCGCAGGGGCCGACGAGCTCTGTTTCCTGGATATCACGGCCAGTCACGAGAATCGCGGTACGATCCTGGATGTCGTCCGCGCAACCGCGGAGCAGTGCTTCATGCCGCTGACGGTGGGCGGCGGCGTGCGCACGCTGGAAGACATTCGCCAGCTGCTTCTGGCCGGAGCCGACAAGGTGTCCATTAACACCACCGCCGTCCACAATCCCGAATTCGTGCGCGAAGCGGCCGAGAAGTTCGGGACTCAGTGCATCGTCGTGGCGGTGGATGCCAAGCGGGGGGAAAGTGGCCAGTTCGAGATTTTCACCCACGGCGGACGCAAGCCGACAGGGTTGGAGGCCGTTGCCTGGGCGCAACGCATGGCGGATTACGGTGCCGGCGAAATCCTGCTGACTTCCATGGATCGGGACGGCACGAAGGCAGGCTTCAATCTAGAGCTGACGCGAGCGGTGGCCGACGCCGTGGAGGTTCCCGTCATCGCCTCAGGCGGTGTGGGCAGCCTGGACCATCTGGTCGAAGGCATACGCGACGGCCATGCAGCAGCCGTTCTGGCAGCCTCGATCTTCCACTTCGGCACCCATAGCATTGCCGAAGCCAAGGCCCACATGGCCGCGGCCGGCATTCCCGTACGTCCGATGGAAGAGGCCGGATCATGA
- the hisA gene encoding 1-(5-phosphoribosyl)-5-[(5-phosphoribosylamino)methylideneamino]imidazole-4-carboxamide isomerase: MILYPAIDLKDGQAVRLLRGDMDKATVFNKDPLDQARAFQSAGFTWLHLVDLNGAFEGKPVNAEAVERIASSIDLPIQLGGGIRTLETIERWLSAGVARVILGTVAVKNPELVLEACRRFPGRIAVGIDARDGRVAVEGWAETSDLLASELARRFEDAGVSAIIYTDIDRDGALQGVNVASTAELAQAVNLPIIASGGVAGLDDIAALADVGQQSGQTEIAGVVCGRALYDGRLDPEAALKLLNERAGT; encoded by the coding sequence ATGATCCTCTATCCCGCCATCGACCTGAAGGACGGCCAGGCCGTACGCCTGCTGCGCGGCGACATGGACAAGGCCACGGTCTTCAACAAGGACCCCCTTGACCAGGCGCGTGCTTTTCAGTCCGCGGGCTTCACCTGGCTACACCTGGTGGACCTGAATGGCGCCTTCGAGGGAAAGCCGGTGAATGCCGAGGCAGTGGAGCGCATAGCCAGCTCGATCGACTTGCCCATCCAGCTTGGGGGCGGAATCCGTACGCTTGAAACCATCGAACGCTGGCTGTCCGCCGGTGTGGCCCGCGTGATCCTGGGGACCGTGGCGGTCAAGAACCCCGAGTTGGTGCTTGAAGCCTGCCGGCGCTTCCCGGGCCGCATAGCGGTGGGCATCGACGCCCGCGACGGCCGTGTGGCCGTGGAGGGCTGGGCCGAGACCTCGGACCTCTTGGCCAGTGAACTGGCGCGTCGCTTCGAAGACGCTGGTGTCAGTGCCATCATCTATACCGATATCGATCGGGACGGCGCCCTGCAGGGGGTGAATGTCGCCTCGACAGCCGAACTGGCACAGGCGGTCAACCTGCCCATCATCGCCTCGGGCGGTGTGGCAGGACTGGACGATATTGCCGCCCTGGCAGATGTCGGGCAGCAATCGGGACAGACAGAAATTGCCGGCGTGGTCTGCGGTCGTGCGCTCTATGACGGGCGACTGGATCCGGAGGCAGCGCTGAAGCTTCTGAATGAAAGGGCAGGTACCTGA
- a CDS encoding cation:proton antiporter: MEHIDHTVFYEVAGLLGLATFVGLIGVSLRQPLLVCFIAAGIIAGPDVTGFASANEAISLLAEIGIALLLFLVGLKLDLQLVRTLGPVAVATGLGQVIFTSVFGYLICLAMGLSPIVSLYVAVALTFSSTIIIVKLLSDKGEIDSLYGRIALGFLIVQDIAVVVAMVVLSAVGIGAGAGGDGGTMAVLTALGGGLLLVAAVVVFIRYLADPLLRRLARVPELLIIFAITWAVIFAALGELVGVGKELGGLLAGVSLASSGYRDNVATRLSSLRDFLLLFFFISLGMGLNLDLLGSQVGPATILSLFVLIGNPLIVLIIMGVMGYRKRTGFLAGLTVSQISEFSLIFMAMGLSLGHVGDEAMGLVTLVGLVTIMLSTYLITYSQQLYRWLEPLLGIFERRMAHREQAHEGAVAEGTYDVILFGLGRYGRGIARDLIEQEKSILGVDFDPETLKRYQARGNPALYGDVSDPEFLLHLPYRTAEWVIMATPPQRTALIGVDQRVALIQTLRDNGYKGRIAVTSHDLWDARQMVKAGADVVLNPFNDGAARAVEKITGQAVRQEEEIFGAGQA, encoded by the coding sequence GTGGAACACATCGACCACACGGTATTCTATGAGGTGGCCGGTCTTCTTGGCCTTGCAACCTTCGTTGGACTGATTGGCGTTTCCCTCAGGCAGCCCCTGTTGGTCTGTTTCATTGCCGCCGGCATCATCGCGGGTCCGGATGTCACCGGCTTCGCCAGCGCCAACGAGGCCATTTCGTTACTGGCGGAAATTGGCATAGCATTGCTGCTGTTCCTGGTGGGATTGAAGCTGGACCTGCAACTGGTCCGAACCCTGGGGCCGGTTGCGGTGGCCACCGGTCTGGGTCAGGTGATCTTCACCTCGGTCTTTGGCTATCTCATCTGTCTGGCAATGGGGCTCAGCCCGATCGTCAGTCTCTATGTGGCTGTCGCCCTGACCTTTTCTAGCACGATCATCATCGTCAAGCTGCTGTCCGACAAGGGCGAGATCGATTCCCTCTACGGGCGCATCGCCCTGGGCTTTTTGATTGTCCAGGATATTGCCGTCGTGGTGGCCATGGTGGTGCTTTCGGCGGTAGGCATTGGCGCGGGCGCTGGTGGGGATGGCGGGACCATGGCGGTCCTGACGGCTTTGGGCGGCGGTCTACTGCTGGTCGCGGCCGTCGTCGTCTTCATTCGGTATCTGGCAGACCCCCTGTTGCGCCGCCTGGCGCGCGTGCCCGAACTTCTGATCATCTTCGCGATCACCTGGGCCGTCATCTTCGCGGCCCTGGGTGAACTGGTGGGGGTCGGCAAGGAGCTTGGCGGCCTGCTGGCCGGCGTGTCGCTGGCTTCTTCAGGCTATCGTGACAACGTGGCGACACGTCTGTCCAGCCTGCGTGACTTCCTGCTACTGTTCTTCTTCATCTCCTTGGGCATGGGGCTGAACCTGGACCTGCTTGGCAGCCAGGTGGGGCCAGCCACCATTCTGTCGCTCTTCGTCCTGATCGGGAATCCCCTGATCGTGCTGATCATTATGGGCGTCATGGGGTATCGCAAGCGCACCGGTTTCCTGGCTGGCCTGACGGTTTCGCAGATCAGCGAGTTTTCCCTGATCTTCATGGCCATGGGGCTGTCGCTGGGGCATGTCGGGGACGAGGCCATGGGTCTGGTCACCCTAGTGGGGCTGGTCACCATCATGCTGTCCACCTATCTGATCACCTATTCCCAACAGCTCTATCGCTGGCTGGAGCCCCTGCTCGGCATCTTCGAGCGTCGCATGGCCCATCGAGAACAGGCGCACGAAGGCGCGGTGGCCGAGGGTACCTATGACGTCATCCTCTTCGGACTGGGACGTTACGGACGGGGAATCGCCCGCGACCTGATCGAACAGGAAAAATCCATCCTGGGCGTCGACTTCGATCCGGAGACGCTAAAACGTTACCAAGCACGCGGTAATCCGGCGCTCTATGGCGACGTTTCGGATCCCGAGTTTCTGCTGCACCTGCCCTATCGCACGGCAGAGTGGGTCATCATGGCGACGCCGCCGCAGCGTACGGCCCTGATAGGGGTGGACCAGCGTGTCGCTTTGATACAAACCCTGCGAGACAACGGCTACAAGGGCCGCATTGCCGTGACCAGTCATGACCTCTGGGATGCCCGTCAAATGGTGAAGGCGGGTGCGGACGTGGTGCTCAACCCCTTCAATGATGGCGCGGCCCGGGCGGTGGAGAAGATCACCGGCCAGGCGGTGCGCCAGGAGGAGGAGATCTTCGGCGCTGGGCAGGCCTGA
- a CDS encoding PLDc N-terminal domain-containing protein, whose amino-acid sequence MGVEVTGIFGLLLLILVIYAIVKTVQSGASTGGKVIWIVVLILLPLLGFILWLLFGPK is encoded by the coding sequence ATGGGTGTCGAAGTTACAGGCATTTTCGGCCTGCTCCTCCTGATCCTTGTGATCTATGCCATAGTCAAGACAGTGCAGAGTGGCGCCTCGACGGGCGGTAAGGTGATCTGGATCGTCGTCTTGATCCTGCTTCCGCTGCTGGGCTTCATCCTCTGGCTGTTGTTTGGGCCCAAGTGA
- the hisB gene encoding imidazoleglycerol-phosphate dehydratase HisB, with product MRTGQIERNTKETRISASVNLDGNGSYDIATGVGFLDHMLEQLSRHSLIDITLRAEGDLHIDFHHTTEDSGLALGEAVAQALGERRGIRRYGSALIPMDETLSRAALDISNRPYLIWKVDFTRDKLGEMDTELFKEWFQAFAQKAGLTLHVETLYGTNNHHMIESCFKALARALREAIEIDPRKAEDIPSTKGSL from the coding sequence ATGCGCACGGGCCAAATCGAGAGAAACACCAAGGAGACCCGAATCTCCGCCAGCGTCAACCTGGACGGCAACGGAAGTTATGACATCGCCACGGGTGTCGGTTTCCTGGATCACATGCTGGAACAGCTGTCACGCCACAGCCTGATCGATATCACGCTGCGCGCCGAAGGCGACCTGCACATCGATTTCCACCACACCACCGAGGACAGTGGCCTGGCCCTGGGTGAAGCCGTTGCCCAGGCTCTGGGCGAGCGCCGGGGCATTCGCCGCTATGGCTCGGCCCTGATTCCCATGGATGAGACGCTCAGCCGCGCGGCTCTGGACATTTCCAATAGGCCCTACCTGATCTGGAAGGTGGATTTCACCCGCGACAAGCTTGGCGAGATGGACACGGAACTCTTCAAGGAATGGTTCCAGGCCTTTGCCCAAAAAGCCGGATTGACGCTGCACGTGGAAACGCTGTATGGCACCAACAATCATCACATGATCGAGTCCTGCTTCAAGGCACTCGCACGCGCCTTGCGTGAGGCCATCGAGATCGACCCGCGCAAGGCCGAGGACATTCCCTCGACGAAGGGCAGTCTCTAG
- the hslV gene encoding ATP-dependent protease subunit HslV, whose amino-acid sequence MSSEAEQNGPASWRGTTILSVRKGDKAVIAGDGQVSFGNTVMKSNARKVRRLGRDGDVIVGFAGATADAFTLFERLEAKLENHPGQLMRASVELAKDWRTDRYLRRLEAMMAVADTSTSLVLTGNGDVLEPEDGLIGIGSGGAYALSAARALVDIDGLEAEEIARKSMSIAAGICIYTNDNIIVESI is encoded by the coding sequence ATGTCGAGTGAAGCAGAACAGAACGGTCCCGCATCCTGGCGGGGCACCACCATCCTTTCCGTACGCAAGGGCGACAAGGCTGTCATCGCTGGTGATGGCCAGGTCAGCTTCGGCAACACGGTCATGAAGTCCAACGCACGCAAGGTTCGACGCCTGGGACGCGACGGCGATGTCATCGTCGGCTTCGCCGGCGCCACGGCCGATGCCTTCACGCTGTTCGAGCGCCTGGAGGCCAAGCTGGAAAACCATCCGGGACAGTTGATGCGGGCGTCGGTGGAACTGGCCAAGGACTGGCGCACCGACCGCTACCTGCGCCGCCTGGAGGCCATGATGGCCGTGGCCGACACCTCGACTTCGCTGGTGCTGACCGGCAACGGAGATGTTCTCGAGCCGGAAGACGGCCTGATCGGCATCGGATCGGGTGGGGCCTATGCGCTGTCCGCCGCCCGTGCCCTGGTGGACATCGACGGCCTGGAGGCCGAGGAGATCGCCCGAAAATCCATGTCCATAGCTGCTGGGATTTGCATCTACACCAATGACAACATCATTGTCGAAAGTATCTGA
- a CDS encoding ion transporter, producing MSRQRARPDDGTSGTESRLRGGLRKLVEHRRTQLFITGLIVINAITLGLETSKTAMATAGDFLVAADRVILTVFVLEILAKMVAYGWRFVKDPWNVFDTLVVGIALVPATGSLSVLRALRILRVMRLVSVVPSMRRVVGALLSAIPGMGSIVALLGLVFYVFSVMATKLYGETFPEWFGTIGASSYTLFQIMTLESWSMDIVRPVMERYELAWLFFVPFILLTSFTVLNLFIAIIVNAMQSQHDTDIEAEREAAHADAEAILTEVREIKQEVQDLRQENESSSKADSEERSG from the coding sequence ATGAGCAGGCAGCGAGCCCGGCCGGATGATGGTACGAGCGGGACCGAGAGCCGTCTGCGCGGCGGCTTGCGTAAACTGGTGGAACATCGCCGGACCCAGCTGTTCATCACGGGCCTGATCGTGATCAACGCCATTACACTTGGCCTGGAAACCAGCAAGACCGCCATGGCAACCGCAGGGGATTTCCTGGTTGCTGCGGACCGGGTGATCCTGACGGTTTTCGTCCTGGAAATTCTGGCCAAGATGGTGGCCTACGGCTGGCGTTTCGTGAAGGATCCCTGGAACGTCTTCGATACCCTGGTGGTGGGGATTGCCCTGGTTCCGGCCACGGGAAGCCTGTCGGTCCTGCGTGCCTTACGCATCCTGCGCGTCATGCGCCTGGTTTCGGTCGTACCTTCCATGCGTCGTGTGGTGGGGGCGCTGCTGAGCGCGATCCCGGGCATGGGCTCGATCGTCGCCCTATTGGGGCTGGTGTTCTATGTCTTCTCGGTCATGGCAACGAAGCTTTACGGCGAGACCTTTCCCGAGTGGTTCGGCACCATTGGAGCTTCGTCCTATACGCTGTTCCAGATCATGACCCTGGAAAGCTGGTCCATGGACATCGTACGTCCGGTTATGGAACGTTACGAACTGGCCTGGCTGTTCTTCGTGCCCTTCATCCTGCTGACCAGCTTCACGGTCTTGAACCTCTTCATCGCGATCATCGTGAATGCCATGCAGTCCCAGCATGATACAGACATCGAGGCCGAACGCGAAGCGGCCCATGCCGATGCCGAAGCGATCCTGACTGAAGTGCGCGAAATCAAGCAGGAAGTCCAGGATTTGCGTCAGGAAAACGAGAGTTCCAGCAAGGCAGACAGCGAGGAACGCAGCGGCTAG